One part of the Xylanimonas allomyrinae genome encodes these proteins:
- a CDS encoding signal peptidase II, translating to MSTEPDATPVAPESTSAPSGSRRLAVATFVLAAAVLAVDQLTKWWALTALERGAPQRQVIGDFITFRLVLNPGAALSIGYSYTWVLTIVVIAVVVVIVRMIGRIRSRAWAVTLGMLLGGAVGNLADRLFREPGFAHGKVVDFIGYADWFTGNVADIAIVAAAVLLALLSILGIGLDGRREGHGAAGKKADDRDAHEADGAEGAAEARGADTTETTTSDAEPEA from the coding sequence ATGTCTACCGAACCCGACGCCACGCCCGTCGCACCTGAGTCCACGTCGGCGCCCTCCGGGAGCCGCCGACTCGCGGTCGCCACATTCGTGCTCGCGGCGGCCGTGCTCGCCGTCGACCAGCTCACGAAGTGGTGGGCGCTGACGGCCCTCGAACGGGGTGCGCCCCAGCGGCAGGTGATCGGGGACTTCATCACGTTCCGGCTCGTGCTCAACCCGGGCGCGGCCCTCAGCATCGGGTACTCCTACACCTGGGTGCTGACCATCGTGGTGATCGCGGTCGTCGTCGTCATCGTGCGCATGATCGGGCGCATCCGCTCGCGTGCCTGGGCCGTGACGCTCGGGATGCTGCTCGGCGGCGCCGTCGGCAACCTCGCCGACCGGCTGTTCCGCGAGCCTGGCTTCGCGCACGGGAAGGTGGTCGACTTCATCGGGTACGCGGACTGGTTCACCGGGAATGTCGCCGACATCGCCATCGTGGCCGCTGCCGTGCTGCTCGCGCTGCTGTCCATCCTGGGGATCGGCCTCGACGGGCGCCGCGAGGGACACGGCGCGGCCGGCAAGAAGGCCGACGACCGCGACGCCCACGAGGCGGACGGCGCAGAAGGCGCCGCCGAGGCCCGGGGCGCTGACACGACCGAGACGACGACCTCCGACGCGGAACCCGAGGCCTGA
- the ftsZ gene encoding cell division protein FtsZ: MATPQNYLAVIKVVGIGGGGVNAVNRMIEVGLKGVEFIAINTDAQALLMSDADVKLDVGRDLTRGLGAGADPEVGRKAAEDHQEEIEEVLRGADMVFVTAGEGGGTGTGGAPVVARIARALGALTVGVVTRPFTFEGRRRSVQAEQGIENLREEVDTLIVIPNDRLLQMSDRNVSAIAAFHSADQVLHSGVQGITDLITTPGLINLDFADVKSVMQGAGSALMGIGSARGEDRAVQAAELAISSPLLEASIDGAHGVLLSIQGGSDLGLFEVHEAARLVQEAAHPEANIIFGTVIDDALGDEVRVTVIAAGFDGGVPQARKDGRGLGQIAGQPARPAVTTSATGQVAVSSAGPATVPVPQPPVSGAHTQPRPIPADPDDVPASLQPAAQGRQVPAAVVEEANGVTVERPVEVPRIWDAAPPHEELDVPDFLK; the protein is encoded by the coding sequence GTGGCAACTCCGCAGAACTACCTGGCCGTCATCAAGGTGGTGGGCATCGGCGGCGGCGGCGTGAACGCTGTGAACCGCATGATCGAGGTCGGGCTCAAGGGCGTCGAGTTCATCGCGATCAACACCGACGCCCAGGCGCTGCTGATGTCGGACGCCGACGTCAAGCTCGACGTCGGCCGCGACCTGACGCGCGGCCTCGGTGCCGGCGCCGACCCCGAGGTCGGCCGCAAGGCCGCCGAGGATCATCAGGAGGAGATCGAGGAGGTCCTGCGCGGGGCCGACATGGTCTTCGTGACCGCAGGCGAGGGCGGCGGCACGGGCACGGGCGGCGCGCCCGTGGTCGCGCGGATCGCCCGCGCGCTCGGCGCGCTGACGGTGGGGGTCGTGACCCGGCCGTTCACCTTCGAGGGGCGTCGTCGCTCGGTCCAGGCCGAGCAGGGCATCGAGAACCTCCGCGAGGAGGTCGACACGCTCATCGTCATCCCCAACGACCGGCTGCTGCAGATGTCGGACCGCAACGTCTCGGCGATCGCGGCGTTCCATTCGGCCGACCAGGTGCTGCACTCGGGCGTCCAGGGCATCACCGACCTCATCACGACCCCGGGCCTCATCAACCTCGACTTCGCGGACGTCAAGTCGGTCATGCAGGGCGCCGGTTCTGCGCTCATGGGCATCGGCTCGGCCCGCGGCGAGGACCGCGCGGTCCAGGCCGCCGAGCTGGCGATCTCGAGCCCGCTGCTCGAGGCCAGCATCGACGGCGCCCACGGCGTGCTGCTCTCGATCCAGGGCGGCAGCGACCTCGGGCTGTTCGAGGTGCACGAGGCCGCTCGCCTCGTGCAGGAGGCCGCCCACCCCGAGGCCAACATCATCTTCGGCACCGTGATCGACGACGCCCTGGGCGACGAGGTGCGCGTCACCGTCATCGCCGCGGGCTTCGACGGCGGCGTGCCGCAGGCCCGCAAGGACGGGCGCGGACTGGGCCAGATCGCCGGCCAGCCGGCCCGGCCCGCCGTCACGACCTCGGCCACCGGCCAGGTCGCGGTCAGCTCCGCGGGTCCCGCCACGGTGCCGGTCCCGCAGCCTCCGGTCTCGGGCGCGCACACGCAGCCCCGGCCCATCCCGGCAGACCCGGACGACGTGCCGGCCAGCCTTCAGCCCGCGGCCCAGGGCAGGCAGGTCCCTGCCGCGGTGGTCGAGGAGGCCAACGGCGTGACCGTCGAGCGACCGGTCGAGGTGCCGCGCATCTGGGACGCCGCTCCTCCGCACGAGGAGCTCGACGTTCCCGACTTCCTCAAGTGA
- the pgeF gene encoding peptidoglycan editing factor PgeF, whose product MTAQPADAPAPSGWSQDSLLPDGVGAGLLRVELGEGVVAGFTTRHGGVSPAPWSSLDLGLGTGDDPVRVRANRARVSAWLGAPVAYAAQVHGDDVLLLGEAERAEWASEAPPVAAGQADAVVTTAGGLGLGVLVADCVPVLLADPVARVVGVVHAGRAGVRLGVVHRAVDAMMAAGATASRLRAAVGPAVCGRCYEVPADLREDVAAVVPAAHATTRAGTPSLDLPAAVLAQLAERGLAECTHVDRCTLEDPDLFSHRRATAAGGPPDDRQGWSCWRDPAAPTHRRVACSSACRRGYRQDTDRRGDERSRSDGRSASQDDALSGACR is encoded by the coding sequence GTGACGGCCCAGCCGGCCGACGCACCGGCGCCGTCCGGGTGGTCGCAGGACTCCCTGCTGCCGGACGGCGTCGGCGCGGGCCTGTTGCGCGTCGAGCTTGGCGAGGGGGTCGTCGCGGGCTTCACCACCCGGCACGGCGGAGTCTCCCCGGCGCCATGGTCCTCGCTCGACCTCGGGCTCGGCACGGGGGACGACCCCGTGCGCGTGCGCGCGAACCGCGCACGGGTCAGCGCGTGGCTCGGCGCGCCGGTCGCGTACGCCGCACAGGTGCACGGCGACGACGTCTTGCTTCTTGGCGAGGCCGAGCGCGCGGAATGGGCGTCCGAGGCCCCGCCTGTCGCCGCGGGACAGGCCGACGCCGTCGTCACGACGGCCGGCGGACTGGGCCTGGGCGTGCTCGTCGCCGACTGCGTGCCCGTGCTGCTGGCCGATCCCGTGGCCCGCGTCGTCGGCGTCGTCCATGCAGGGCGAGCGGGTGTGCGGCTCGGCGTCGTGCACCGTGCCGTCGACGCGATGATGGCCGCCGGTGCGACGGCGTCACGGCTGCGCGCCGCCGTCGGACCAGCCGTGTGCGGGCGGTGCTACGAGGTGCCCGCGGACCTGCGCGAGGACGTCGCGGCCGTCGTGCCGGCCGCGCACGCCACGACCCGTGCCGGCACGCCGTCTCTGGACCTGCCTGCGGCCGTGCTCGCGCAGCTTGCCGAGCGCGGCCTCGCGGAGTGCACGCACGTCGACCGGTGCACGCTCGAGGACCCCGACCTGTTCTCCCACCGGCGGGCGACCGCCGCCGGGGGACCACCGGACGACAGGCAGGGGTGGTCGTGCTGGCGTGACCCGGCCGCGCCGACGCATCGGCGTGTCGCGTGCTCCTCAGCGTGTCGGCGTGGTTACCGTCAAGACACCGACCGCAGGGGCGACGAACGGAGTAGGAGCGATGGCCGGAGCGCTTCGCAAGACGATGCTCTATCTGGGGCTTGCCGATGA
- a CDS encoding cell division protein FtsQ/DivIB — protein MARHRLVRRVALWASGAAVLAAVVWGAFFSPLLALDARQVEISGQGTTVDVAQVQAVIAQNVGVPLPRLDTVGLRDRLLELGGVKDARILRAWPHGLDVALTAREPAAAVPVAEGFALVDTEGVRVGSAPEPPAGLPIVEASLEPDGAPALLAALRVLAGLPPDLAGEVTHVSAASRDDVRTTLASGQEVRWGSDDRVPLKVAVVQTLRQADPGARVYDVGSPDLPVTR, from the coding sequence ATGGCGCGTCACCGTCTGGTGCGGCGGGTTGCCCTGTGGGCGTCGGGGGCAGCGGTACTCGCCGCCGTGGTGTGGGGGGCGTTCTTCTCGCCCCTGCTGGCGCTCGACGCGCGCCAGGTGGAGATCTCGGGGCAGGGAACGACTGTCGACGTGGCACAGGTGCAGGCCGTGATCGCCCAGAACGTGGGCGTCCCGCTGCCGCGTCTGGACACCGTCGGCCTGCGCGACCGCTTGCTCGAGCTCGGCGGAGTCAAGGACGCGCGCATCCTGCGTGCGTGGCCGCACGGCTTGGACGTCGCGCTCACCGCGCGCGAGCCTGCGGCCGCGGTGCCGGTCGCCGAGGGGTTCGCGCTGGTCGACACGGAAGGGGTCCGGGTCGGCTCGGCACCGGAGCCGCCTGCCGGGCTGCCGATCGTCGAGGCGAGCCTCGAGCCCGACGGCGCGCCGGCGCTCCTGGCCGCGCTGCGCGTGCTGGCCGGGCTGCCGCCAGACCTTGCGGGCGAGGTGACGCACGTGTCCGCGGCGTCGCGTGACGACGTGCGGACGACTCTGGCATCGGGCCAGGAGGTGCGGTGGGGGAGCGACGACCGCGTGCCGCTCAAGGTGGCGGTCGTCCAGACGTTGCGGCAGGCCGACCCCGGGGCGCGGGTGTACGACGTGGGCTCGCCCGACCTTCCGGTGACGCGCTGA
- a CDS encoding TraR/DksA family transcriptional regulator, translating into MSKATPAAEPTVADVVQETFPDLTRDVSTFPVREGEQPWTLAEIRELAAGLLADRDRLEAELAAADRDLSDLLRNSGDGAGDDQADYGSSALEREQELTLVNNMRDLLAQTKHAIERIKAGTYATCEATGLPIGKARLQAFPRATLSVEAKAREERR; encoded by the coding sequence ATGAGCAAGGCAACTCCCGCAGCCGAGCCGACGGTGGCAGACGTGGTGCAGGAGACGTTCCCCGACCTCACGCGGGACGTCTCGACCTTCCCGGTGCGCGAAGGTGAGCAACCGTGGACCCTCGCGGAGATCCGCGAGCTCGCCGCGGGGCTGCTCGCCGACCGTGACCGGCTCGAGGCCGAGCTGGCAGCCGCAGACCGAGACCTGAGCGACCTGCTGCGCAACTCCGGCGACGGCGCCGGAGACGACCAGGCCGACTACGGGTCGAGTGCGCTCGAGCGCGAGCAGGAGCTCACCCTCGTGAACAACATGCGCGATCTGCTGGCGCAGACCAAGCACGCGATCGAACGCATCAAGGCCGGGACGTACGCGACGTGCGAGGCGACGGGGCTGCCGATCGGCAAGGCCCGCCTGCAGGCGTTTCCCCGGGCGACACTCTCGGTCGAGGCCAAGGCGCGCGAGGAACGGCGCTGA
- a CDS encoding DivIVA domain-containing protein → MALLTAEDILNKKFAATKFREGYDVEEVDDFLDEVVRTLSAVQEENEELRSKLTAAERRVAELSRSDAAAAAAVQAPVAAPVVHAPPAPKAAEPESATGMLQLAQKLHDDYVRSGQEEGDRLISEAKAEGSRIVREAEETSHRTLSQLEQERSLLERKIDELRLFERDYRTRLKSFLQNLLGELDARGSALPARNNQASAPQL, encoded by the coding sequence ATGGCGCTGCTGACCGCAGAAGACATCCTCAACAAGAAGTTCGCGGCGACGAAGTTCCGTGAGGGCTACGACGTGGAGGAGGTCGACGACTTCCTCGACGAGGTCGTGCGCACACTCTCCGCGGTCCAGGAGGAGAACGAGGAGCTGCGGTCGAAGCTGACGGCGGCTGAGCGGCGTGTCGCCGAGCTGTCCCGTTCCGACGCCGCGGCCGCCGCCGCCGTGCAGGCCCCCGTCGCTGCCCCGGTGGTCCACGCGCCTCCGGCGCCGAAGGCCGCCGAGCCGGAGTCCGCGACGGGCATGCTCCAGCTCGCGCAGAAGCTGCACGACGACTACGTGCGCTCCGGCCAGGAGGAGGGCGACCGCCTGATCTCCGAGGCCAAGGCCGAGGGGTCGCGCATCGTGCGCGAGGCCGAGGAGACCAGCCACCGCACGCTGTCCCAGCTTGAGCAGGAGCGCTCGCTCCTGGAGCGCAAGATCGACGAGCTGCGGCTGTTCGAGCGTGACTACCGCACGCGTCTGAAGAGCTTCCTGCAGAACCTGCTCGGCGAGCTCGACGCGCGTGGCTCGGCGCTCCCGGCGCGCAACAACCAGGCGTCGGCGCCGCAGCTCTGA
- a CDS encoding NUDIX hydrolase, with product MRPRTPGRAPDVSTAWTDDGSADHRFRVVPAAYVFLRRRVGDGPGEVLLQLREGTGFMDGHWAAGAAGHVEAGESVVAAAVREAREELGIAIDPRDLRPVTAMHRGQPGGPALEQRIDVFFEAYRWTGDPRRAEAAKAADLRWFAADGLPEPVVPHELRVLRALAAGDVPRLMVEGF from the coding sequence GTGAGGCCTCGGACGCCGGGCCGCGCGCCCGACGTCTCGACGGCCTGGACCGACGACGGCTCCGCGGACCACCGGTTCCGTGTCGTCCCAGCCGCGTACGTCTTCCTGCGCCGACGCGTCGGTGACGGCCCTGGGGAGGTGCTGCTCCAGCTCCGCGAGGGCACGGGTTTCATGGACGGCCACTGGGCCGCCGGTGCGGCCGGCCACGTGGAGGCGGGCGAGTCGGTCGTCGCGGCCGCCGTACGTGAGGCCCGCGAGGAGCTCGGCATCGCGATCGACCCCCGGGACCTGCGCCCCGTCACCGCGATGCACCGCGGTCAGCCGGGCGGGCCCGCGCTCGAGCAGCGGATCGACGTGTTCTTCGAGGCGTACCGCTGGACGGGCGACCCGAGGCGTGCCGAGGCGGCCAAGGCCGCCGACCTGCGCTGGTTCGCCGCCGACGGGTTGCCGGAGCCGGTGGTGCCGCACGAGCTTCGCGTGCTGCGGGCTCTCGCCGCAGGCGACGTGCCGAGGCTCATGGTCGAGGGCTTCTGA
- a CDS encoding GNAT family N-acetyltransferase → MADVEIERVATPAQLDEAFAVRLDVFVDEQRVPRELELDDLDHAPTTTHVLARHPGGVAVGTARLLVDARHPDVVHIGRVAVRAQARGTGAGRALMGALEEIALAEHGARGSVTVQLSAQVQAIGFYERLGYQVSGPVYLDAGIDHRDAEKVLTA, encoded by the coding sequence GTGGCTGACGTCGAGATCGAGCGCGTGGCGACGCCCGCTCAGCTCGACGAGGCGTTCGCGGTGCGGCTGGACGTCTTCGTCGACGAGCAGCGGGTGCCGCGCGAGCTCGAGCTCGACGACCTCGACCACGCGCCGACGACGACGCACGTGCTCGCCCGGCACCCCGGTGGGGTGGCGGTCGGCACGGCGCGGCTGCTGGTCGATGCGCGCCACCCTGACGTGGTCCACATCGGGCGCGTGGCCGTGCGTGCGCAGGCGCGCGGTACGGGCGCGGGCCGGGCGCTGATGGGAGCGCTCGAAGAGATCGCGCTCGCCGAGCACGGTGCGCGCGGCAGCGTGACGGTGCAGCTGAGCGCCCAGGTCCAGGCCATCGGCTTCTACGAGCGTCTCGGCTATCAGGTGTCCGGGCCCGTCTACCTCGATGCGGGGATCGACCACCGGGACGCCGAGAAGGTGCTCACGGCGTAG
- a CDS encoding pyridoxamine 5'-phosphate oxidase family protein translates to MLRLNPEQLVFVTERHLATLTTLRADGSPHVTPVAFMWDAATGAAVMTTERGSAKAVNARRRDPSGRAPRAALCQVDGGRWLTIEGTIEAVDDEAAVADAVARHARRYHALEPDAARIVLRLTADRVLASDYMA, encoded by the coding sequence ATGCTGCGCCTCAACCCCGAACAGCTCGTCTTCGTCACCGAACGCCACCTCGCGACGCTGACGACGCTGCGCGCCGACGGCTCGCCCCACGTCACGCCGGTGGCCTTCATGTGGGACGCCGCGACGGGTGCCGCCGTCATGACGACCGAACGAGGGTCCGCCAAGGCCGTCAACGCGCGCCGCCGCGACCCGTCGGGGCGAGCCCCGCGCGCCGCGCTGTGCCAGGTCGACGGGGGCCGCTGGCTCACGATCGAAGGCACCATCGAGGCGGTCGACGACGAGGCCGCGGTCGCGGACGCCGTCGCCCGCCACGCACGGCGCTACCACGCACTCGAACCGGACGCGGCGCGCATCGTGCTGCGTCTGACGGCCGACCGTGTGCTCGCGAGCGACTACATGGCGTGA
- a CDS encoding cell division protein SepF, which yields MAGALRKTMLYLGLADDQGQPDNYAEEYGDEFGDELEAPVRERDDYPAEVTPLRRPALREVATSSELRRITTIHPRSYNDARLIGEAFRGGTPVIMNLSDMDDADAKRLVDFSAGLIFGLHGAIERVTNKVFLLSPEHVEILGEEDVDGPPAKGPGHFYNQS from the coding sequence ATGGCCGGAGCGCTTCGCAAGACGATGCTCTATCTGGGGCTTGCCGATGATCAAGGGCAGCCGGACAACTACGCCGAGGAGTACGGCGATGAATTCGGGGATGAGCTGGAGGCACCCGTGCGCGAGCGCGACGACTACCCAGCCGAGGTGACGCCGTTGCGCCGACCCGCGCTGAGGGAAGTGGCGACGTCGTCCGAGCTGCGGCGGATCACCACGATCCACCCGCGGTCCTACAACGACGCCCGCCTCATCGGCGAGGCGTTCCGCGGCGGCACGCCCGTGATCATGAACCTGTCCGACATGGACGACGCCGACGCCAAGCGCCTCGTCGACTTCTCGGCTGGCCTGATCTTCGGCCTGCATGGCGCGATTGAGCGTGTGACGAACAAGGTCTTCCTCCTGTCGCCCGAGCACGTCGAGATCCTCGGCGAGGAGGACGTCGACGGCCCGCCGGCCAAGGGCCCCGGGCATTTCTACAACCAGAGCTGA
- the dnaE gene encoding DNA polymerase III subunit alpha — protein MPAATDDFVHLHVHTEYSMLDGASLLDGLFERVTDQGMSAIAMTDHGNMHGAYDFYSKAKRSGVKPIIGIEAYLTPGTARGDRTRVRWGKGETAEEGGDDVSGGGAYTHLTMWSETTEGMHNLFRLSSLASLEGYYFKPRMDKELLQRYSKGLIVSTGCPSGAVQTRLRLGQYEEAVREAADLQDIFGRDNVYLELMDHGISIEKRVRDDLLRLGRELGLKPVATNDSHYNNPEDASAQEALLCVNSGSRLSEPTYAQGGKRFAFDGNGYYIKSAREMRDLWDGQGLLEACDTTLEIAERCDVAFVESTGGYMARADIPAGETEESWFRKEVWRGIESRYPGDALTQEVRDRVEMELGVVAQKGYCGYYLVVADFIQWSKRNGIRVGPGRGSGAGSIAAYALRITDLDPLEHGLFFERFLNPERPSMPDFDIDFDDHRRGEVIAYVTEKYGTERVAQIATFGRIKAKAAIKDAARILDYDFATGDRITKALPPDVMGKSIKLKAVFDEKDPRYAEAGEFRALHDSDPNVQKIYKTALGLEGQIRQTGVHAAGVIMSSEPIIDVVPIMDPKGDGQVITQFEYPMAEALGLVKMDFLGLSNLHTIEDALENIRANLGEDLVLEDVPFDDRATYELMGRGETLGVFQLDGSGMRALLRSMQPDVFADITAVSALYRPGPMGADSHNKYAHRKNGRQPIEPIHPELAEALEPVLGETYGLIVYQEQVMAIAQVLAGYSLGAADNMRRVMGKKKKAELDKQFDGFQAGMLERGFSKAAVKTLWDILVPFADYAFNKSHSAAYGVVTYWTAYLKANYPSEYMAALLQSVKDDKDKMALYLNECRRMHITVLPPDVNDSAAKFTAVGTDIRFGLGAVRNVGANVVAAIVEAREAAGRFTSFTDFLDKVPAVVCNKRTIESLIKAGAFDSLERSRRALLVVHEQAVDAVIAVKRKEAEGQFDLFAGFGGDDDDDGLSFAVDVPDLPDWDKKQKLAFEREMLGLYVSDHPLSGLEHVLARAADTSIAALVGDEGRAENSTVTVAGLITSLQRKMSKNGNPWAAVTVEDLEGSVEVMFFGETYLAYSTALAEDQVVAVRGRVRRRDDQLSLQAMEVALPDTSAVADAPVHVAVPHTRCVEPVMVRLREVLSSHPGSAEVHVTVAEPGKRTVVRAADSLRVEKSPALFGDLKALLGPACLG, from the coding sequence ATGCCCGCGGCGACCGACGACTTCGTCCACCTCCACGTCCACACCGAGTACTCGATGCTCGACGGCGCGTCGCTGCTCGACGGGCTGTTCGAGCGAGTGACCGACCAGGGCATGTCGGCCATCGCGATGACGGACCACGGCAACATGCACGGCGCCTACGACTTCTACTCCAAGGCCAAGCGCAGCGGCGTCAAGCCGATCATCGGGATCGAGGCGTACCTGACGCCGGGGACCGCGCGGGGAGACCGCACCCGTGTGCGCTGGGGCAAGGGCGAGACCGCTGAGGAGGGCGGCGACGACGTCTCGGGCGGCGGTGCTTACACGCACCTGACGATGTGGTCGGAGACAACCGAGGGCATGCACAACCTCTTCCGGCTCTCGTCGCTCGCGAGCCTGGAGGGCTACTACTTCAAGCCCCGGATGGACAAGGAGCTGCTCCAGCGGTACAGCAAGGGCCTCATCGTCTCCACGGGCTGCCCCAGCGGCGCCGTCCAGACGCGGCTGCGCCTGGGCCAGTACGAGGAGGCCGTCCGCGAGGCCGCCGACCTGCAGGACATCTTCGGGCGCGACAACGTCTACCTCGAGCTGATGGACCACGGCATCTCGATCGAGAAGAGGGTCCGGGACGACCTGCTGCGGCTCGGCCGCGAGCTCGGCCTGAAGCCCGTGGCGACCAACGACTCGCACTACAACAACCCTGAGGACGCCAGCGCTCAGGAGGCGTTGCTGTGCGTCAACTCGGGCAGCAGGCTCTCCGAGCCCACGTACGCGCAGGGCGGCAAGCGGTTCGCCTTCGACGGGAACGGCTACTACATCAAGTCCGCCCGCGAGATGCGTGACCTGTGGGACGGACAGGGCCTGCTGGAGGCCTGCGACACGACCCTCGAGATCGCCGAGCGGTGCGACGTCGCGTTCGTCGAGTCGACCGGCGGGTACATGGCCCGGGCCGACATCCCGGCCGGCGAGACCGAGGAGAGCTGGTTCCGCAAGGAGGTCTGGCGCGGTATCGAGTCGCGCTACCCGGGCGACGCGCTCACGCAGGAGGTGCGCGACCGTGTCGAGATGGAGCTCGGCGTCGTCGCCCAGAAGGGCTACTGCGGCTACTACCTCGTGGTGGCCGACTTCATCCAGTGGTCCAAGCGCAACGGCATCCGGGTCGGGCCGGGCCGTGGCTCGGGCGCCGGCTCGATCGCGGCCTACGCGCTGCGGATCACGGACCTGGACCCGCTCGAGCACGGGCTGTTCTTCGAGCGCTTCCTCAACCCGGAGCGCCCGTCGATGCCCGACTTCGACATCGACTTCGACGACCACCGCCGCGGCGAGGTCATCGCCTACGTGACCGAGAAGTACGGCACGGAGCGCGTCGCCCAGATCGCCACGTTCGGACGGATCAAGGCCAAGGCCGCGATCAAGGACGCTGCGCGCATCCTCGACTACGACTTCGCCACCGGCGACCGGATCACCAAGGCACTGCCGCCCGACGTGATGGGCAAGTCCATCAAGCTCAAGGCCGTCTTCGACGAGAAGGACCCGCGGTACGCCGAGGCGGGCGAGTTCCGCGCGCTGCACGACAGCGACCCCAACGTCCAGAAGATCTACAAGACCGCGCTCGGCCTCGAAGGCCAGATCCGGCAGACGGGCGTGCACGCCGCCGGCGTCATCATGTCGAGCGAGCCGATCATCGACGTCGTCCCGATCATGGACCCCAAGGGCGACGGTCAGGTCATCACCCAGTTCGAGTACCCGATGGCCGAGGCGCTCGGGCTGGTCAAGATGGACTTCCTCGGCCTGTCCAACCTGCACACGATCGAGGACGCCCTGGAGAACATCCGGGCGAACCTCGGCGAGGACCTGGTGCTCGAGGACGTCCCGTTCGACGACCGGGCGACGTATGAGCTCATGGGCCGTGGCGAGACGCTGGGCGTGTTCCAGCTCGATGGCAGTGGCATGCGCGCGCTGCTGCGCTCGATGCAGCCGGACGTCTTCGCCGACATCACCGCCGTCTCCGCGCTCTACCGGCCCGGGCCGATGGGTGCCGACTCGCACAACAAGTACGCGCACCGCAAGAACGGGCGCCAGCCGATCGAGCCGATCCACCCCGAGCTTGCCGAGGCGCTCGAACCGGTGCTGGGGGAGACCTACGGCCTGATCGTGTACCAGGAGCAGGTCATGGCGATCGCCCAGGTGCTCGCCGGGTACTCGCTCGGCGCCGCAGACAACATGCGCCGCGTCATGGGCAAGAAGAAGAAGGCCGAGCTCGACAAGCAGTTCGACGGCTTCCAGGCGGGCATGCTCGAGCGCGGGTTCTCGAAGGCCGCGGTCAAGACGCTGTGGGACATCCTCGTCCCGTTCGCCGACTACGCGTTCAACAAGTCGCACTCGGCGGCGTACGGCGTCGTCACCTACTGGACGGCCTACCTCAAGGCGAACTACCCGTCCGAGTACATGGCCGCGCTCCTGCAGTCCGTCAAGGACGACAAGGACAAGATGGCGCTCTACCTCAACGAGTGCCGCCGCATGCACATCACCGTCCTGCCCCCGGACGTCAACGACTCCGCGGCGAAGTTCACGGCGGTCGGCACGGACATCCGCTTCGGCCTGGGCGCGGTGCGCAACGTCGGCGCCAACGTCGTGGCCGCGATCGTCGAGGCGCGCGAGGCGGCCGGACGGTTCACGTCCTTTACCGACTTCCTCGACAAGGTCCCGGCCGTGGTCTGCAACAAGCGCACCATCGAGTCGCTCATCAAGGCGGGGGCGTTCGACTCGCTCGAGCGCTCGCGCCGGGCGCTGCTCGTCGTGCACGAGCAGGCCGTCGACGCCGTCATCGCGGTCAAGCGCAAGGAGGCCGAGGGCCAGTTCGACCTGTTCGCCGGGTTCGGAGGCGACGACGACGATGACGGCTTGAGCTTCGCCGTCGACGTGCCGGACCTGCCCGACTGGGACAAGAAGCAGAAGCTTGCCTTCGAGCGCGAGATGCTCGGCCTCTACGTCTCCGACCACCCGCTCTCGGGCCTCGAGCACGTGCTGGCGCGCGCCGCCGACACGTCGATCGCCGCGCTCGTTGGCGACGAGGGGCGCGCGGAGAACTCGACGGTCACGGTTGCGGGGCTGATCACCAGCCTGCAGCGCAAGATGAGCAAGAACGGCAACCCGTGGGCGGCCGTCACCGTCGAGGACCTCGAGGGCTCGGTCGAGGTCATGTTCTTCGGCGAGACCTACCTCGCCTATTCGACGGCGCTCGCCGAGGACCAGGTGGTCGCCGTCCGTGGTCGTGTGCGGCGCCGCGACGACCAGCTCTCGCTGCAGGCGATGGAGGTCGCGCTCCCTGACACGTCGGCCGTCGCGGACGCGCCCGTGCACGTCGCCGTGCCGCACACGCGGTGCGTCGAGCCCGTCATGGTCAGGCTGCGCGAGGTCCTCTCGTCGCATCCCGGGTCGGCCGAGGTGCACGTCACCGTCGCAGAGCCCGGCAAGCGCACCGTGGTGCGGGCCGCGGACTCGCTGCGCGTCGAGAAGTCGCCCGCGCTCTTCGGCGACCTCAAGGCGCTGCTCGGCCCGGCGTGCCTGGGATGA
- a CDS encoding YggT family protein — protein sequence MIAQILHVIGLVLWIYLVCLVVRMVLDWVQYFARDWRPTGAVLVLAEVVYTLTDPPLRAVRRVIPPLRIGSVALDLGFMLVFLVVLIASRTLSLA from the coding sequence ATGATCGCCCAGATCCTGCACGTCATCGGTCTTGTCCTATGGATCTACCTGGTGTGCCTGGTCGTCCGCATGGTGCTCGACTGGGTCCAGTACTTCGCCCGCGACTGGCGGCCCACCGGCGCCGTCCTCGTGCTCGCAGAGGTGGTGTACACGTTGACGGACCCGCCCCTGCGCGCCGTGCGACGCGTCATCCCGCCACTGCGCATCGGCAGCGTTGCCCTCGACCTCGGGTTCATGCTGGTGTTCCTCGTCGTGCTGATCGCGTCGCGGACACTGTCGCTGGCCTGA